From the Candidatus Dadabacteria bacterium genome, the window CCCTCGAGTCCCTGACGAAAAGATCTTTGAGTTCGCAGTAGCGGATATCATGTCCCCTGGCCTGACATTCAAGCATTATAACGAAGGTGGTGTCCTTGTTTATGTTAATGGATTCGATCGGGTCCATTACGAAAAGCATTTTCAACATGGTGATACTTTATACAAAGCGGGGGAATTATAAAGGACGCATTTGAACGGAGAACTGGCGATACCTTCTATATCAATTAGTATGACTGGACGGACCTGCAGAACCACGCCGTTCTGCCCCAAAGCGCAGTTCTTGATAAGTGATCACTGAAATGCGGTAAAACACGTCCCGCCTGCGTTCTCTCGTCCAAGGTTTCGACAATCGATAAAGTGCGATGGCGCATGATGTAGCTGAACGTATGCGTATCGAGCATGCAGTTTATTTAAACTTCATTCCTGCTCCGTCTGCTGTGACCGGTAGCGCTCGACGTTGATTCGGTTTTCGCCTTTGCGTGCTTGCGCCAGATCGTAGGTGGTCTGGCGACGTAGCCAGAACTCGGCATTGGACCAACCAGCCTTCTCCAGTCTGATAGCCATTTCCGGTGAAATTGCCGCATGGCCGTTCAATACGCGCGAAAGCGTGTGACGAGCAACGCCTAAAATTTTTGCCGCTTCGGTAACCTTCAACCCAAGTGGGACCAAGCAGTTTTCCCTAATGCTACGGCCGGGATGCGGCGGACTGTTCATCGCCATATTACTGTTTCCTCCTAGTGGTAGTCAACCAAGTCAACGTCGTAGACATCGCCATCGTCAAAGCGGAATATGACCCGCCAGTTACCGGAAATCGAGATGCTCCAGAATCCCTTTAGAGCACCTTTCAACGGGTGAAGACGGTAACCGGGCAAATCGAGGTCCGAGGGTGTACGTGCATCGTCAAGATCTGCCAACGCAAGTGCGATGCGTTCCGCCTGATCCGCGCGCACTCGGCTCGCGTCACCACGCTCGTACAGCCGCTTGAGGCCTCGATGGCGAAAACTTCGAACCATGAAGCAATGTACCGC encodes:
- a CDS encoding type II toxin-antitoxin system RelE/ParE family toxin; its protein translation is MVRSFRHRGLKRLYERGDASRVRADQAERIALALADLDDARTPSDLDLPGYRLHPLKGALKGFWSISISGNWRVIFRFDDGDVYDVDLVDYH
- a CDS encoding HigA family addiction module antitoxin, with the translated sequence MAMNSPPHPGRSIRENCLVPLGLKVTEAAKILGVARHTLSRVLNGHAAISPEMAIRLEKAGWSNAEFWLRRQTTYDLAQARKGENRINVERYRSQQTEQE